A single Cryomorphaceae bacterium DNA region contains:
- a CDS encoding isoprenylcysteine carboxylmethyltransferase family protein, whose product MSFVLLSFLWICYFVMHSAMLAPKIKQNILGLTGLPENRYRVLYNIVAILGILPPLIYHWSLPKPTLMTEPNVLIEYLGLLLMAAAVYLAFKCFQGYSLGEFIGLEQPKSAQKLNTEGLNELVRHPLYFSALVFLFGGLLRSPSYVYLVTMFWIVLYIIIGAQLEEARLVEKFGKAYRDYQDKVPMLIPFYKFK is encoded by the coding sequence ATGTCTTTCGTACTGCTCTCATTCCTATGGATTTGCTATTTCGTGATGCACAGCGCCATGCTCGCTCCAAAGATCAAACAGAACATCCTCGGACTCACCGGGCTTCCTGAAAACCGATACCGCGTCCTGTACAACATCGTGGCGATCCTCGGTATTTTACCCCCACTCATCTATCATTGGAGTTTGCCTAAACCCACGCTGATGACCGAGCCCAACGTCCTCATTGAATACCTCGGACTTCTCCTTATGGCAGCGGCGGTCTATCTCGCCTTTAAGTGTTTTCAAGGCTACTCCCTTGGGGAGTTTATCGGCTTAGAGCAGCCCAAAAGCGCCCAAAAACTCAATACCGAAGGACTGAACGAACTGGTGCGGCACCCACTCTACTTCAGTGCTCTAGTATTCCTCTTTGGAGGATTGCTTCGCTCGCCGAGCTACGTGTACCTCGTGACCATGTTTTGGATTGTCTTGTACATCATCATTGGCGCTCAACTCGAAGAAGCGCGCTTGGTCGAAAAATTTGGCAAGGCCTATCGAGACTACCAGGACAAAGTGCCAATGTTGATTCCCTTCTATAAATTCAAGTGA